One Microlunatus soli genomic window carries:
- a CDS encoding glycosyl hydrolase yields the protein MSSGKPSDQLTALRSGFAEPSPDSRVMMRWWWFGPDVTRAELDRELQVMAEAGIGGVEVSYVYPLSADSPELLGPEFLDHLRYAAERARDLGLRFDLTLGSGWSFGGPHIDADHAAKQLDWERREITGEPVDLPIRTWPGDRLVAAYLGGGSAQEPPTDCVRLEIADDRLQIPRGSGPRQLLLAIERPTGQVVKRAAAGADGPVLDHYSASAARAHLDTFAEPLLAAVPAELIGSVFCDSLEVYGANWTPDLVDEFERRRGYPLLPRLYELIINTDASDQLRIDYYRTLTELYEENFVTVFQRWAADHGVRFRIQGYGAPPAKISSYRFADLYEGEGWGWQTITQTRWASSAAHLDGLPVVSAESWTWVHSPTFRATPLDLLGEAHELLLDGVNQFIGHGWPYSPSGTERDGLGWFFYAAGALDDRNPWWPAMPGLMRYLQRLSWLQRQGTPVADIALYVPSDDLYPHLGREVGGSLDLWRETNRTVDPTIVATIRAGGWDYDLVDDDALELIDPTTRPVFILPAVDRLPERTRQWLADYQADGGIVLAVEGSSTVGTPGAVTDLDAAIRGALAPDLSITPVCGEVGMVHRRLAGDVDGDAGAVDAYLLINTGPHRREFSATPRTSHAGHELWDPMTGQPVGTFSDSSIPIVLEPYQSVVIVSHDGANPTSSTVPGAGEEMPLGSDWTVQYDDQEPRTVTLPHRWEDDRDGYSGSAVYRGTIELSSDQPDGTPSGDPAQLIMDFGELQPAQLGSDDRDGIRGRSYRVKGAAPIREVAEVIINGRTAGVVWAPPYQVDLSDLLVTGSNAVQIRVSNTAANALSQDTAIDRAVQVSRGQYGQRFVMQDLDRALDGVSSGLLTVPKIIRRRR from the coding sequence ATGTCATCAGGCAAACCCTCGGACCAGTTGACCGCGTTGCGTTCCGGATTCGCCGAACCGTCACCGGACAGCCGGGTGATGATGCGCTGGTGGTGGTTCGGCCCCGATGTCACCCGGGCCGAGCTTGATCGCGAACTCCAGGTGATGGCCGAGGCCGGCATCGGCGGCGTCGAAGTCTCCTACGTGTACCCGCTGAGCGCCGACAGCCCCGAACTGCTCGGCCCCGAGTTCCTTGATCATCTCCGCTATGCCGCCGAACGAGCACGTGATCTCGGCCTCCGCTTCGATCTCACCTTGGGCAGCGGCTGGTCCTTCGGCGGTCCGCACATCGACGCCGACCATGCCGCCAAGCAGCTGGACTGGGAGCGTCGGGAGATCACCGGCGAACCGGTCGATCTTCCGATCCGGACCTGGCCCGGCGACCGGCTGGTGGCGGCCTACCTCGGTGGCGGCAGCGCACAGGAACCGCCGACCGACTGCGTACGGCTGGAGATCGCGGACGACCGGCTGCAGATCCCCCGAGGCAGTGGACCGCGGCAACTGCTGCTGGCGATCGAACGGCCGACCGGTCAGGTCGTCAAGCGGGCGGCCGCCGGCGCCGACGGGCCGGTCCTCGACCATTACTCCGCGTCCGCCGCGCGAGCGCATTTGGACACGTTCGCCGAACCGCTGCTGGCCGCGGTGCCGGCGGAGCTGATCGGCTCGGTCTTCTGTGACAGTCTCGAGGTGTACGGCGCAAACTGGACACCCGACCTGGTCGACGAATTCGAACGCCGCCGCGGCTATCCGCTGCTCCCCCGGCTGTACGAGTTGATCATCAACACCGACGCCTCCGACCAGCTGCGGATCGACTACTACCGCACCCTCACCGAGCTGTACGAAGAGAACTTCGTGACGGTCTTCCAGCGCTGGGCCGCCGATCATGGGGTCCGGTTCCGGATCCAGGGTTACGGTGCACCGCCGGCCAAGATCAGCAGCTACCGCTTTGCCGATCTGTACGAGGGTGAAGGCTGGGGCTGGCAGACGATCACCCAGACCCGGTGGGCGTCGTCGGCAGCACACCTGGACGGGCTGCCGGTCGTCTCGGCGGAATCCTGGACCTGGGTGCACTCGCCGACGTTCCGGGCTACCCCGCTCGACCTGTTGGGTGAGGCGCACGAACTGTTGCTGGACGGGGTCAACCAGTTCATCGGTCACGGCTGGCCCTACTCCCCGTCGGGCACCGAACGGGACGGACTGGGTTGGTTCTTCTACGCCGCCGGCGCACTGGACGACCGTAATCCGTGGTGGCCGGCGATGCCCGGCCTGATGCGCTACCTGCAACGGCTGAGCTGGCTGCAACGACAGGGCACGCCGGTGGCCGACATCGCGCTCTACGTCCCGTCCGATGATCTGTATCCGCACCTCGGCCGCGAGGTCGGTGGCAGCCTCGACCTGTGGCGGGAGACCAACCGAACGGTCGATCCGACGATCGTCGCCACCATCCGCGCGGGTGGCTGGGACTACGATCTGGTCGACGACGACGCATTGGAGCTGATCGACCCGACGACCAGACCGGTGTTCATCCTGCCGGCCGTCGACCGGTTGCCGGAGCGCACGCGCCAGTGGTTGGCCGACTATCAGGCCGACGGCGGAATCGTGTTGGCCGTCGAAGGATCGTCGACCGTGGGCACCCCTGGCGCCGTCACCGATCTCGACGCCGCGATCCGTGGCGCACTCGCCCCCGATCTCTCCATCACGCCGGTCTGCGGTGAGGTGGGCATGGTGCACCGCCGGCTCGCTGGCGATGTCGATGGTGATGCCGGTGCCGTCGATGCCTATCTGCTGATCAACACCGGACCGCACCGTCGCGAGTTCAGCGCGACACCACGGACGTCGCACGCCGGACACGAGCTCTGGGATCCGATGACCGGCCAGCCGGTCGGCACGTTCTCGGACAGCAGCATCCCGATCGTCCTGGAGCCCTATCAGAGCGTCGTGATCGTCAGCCACGACGGCGCGAACCCGACCTCGTCCACCGTTCCCGGAGCCGGTGAGGAGATGCCGCTGGGGTCGGACTGGACCGTTCAGTACGACGATCAGGAGCCCCGGACCGTCACGCTTCCCCATCGCTGGGAGGATGACCGGGACGGCTACTCGGGCAGCGCGGTCTATCGCGGCACCATCGAGCTGAGCAGTGATCAGCCGGACGGGACGCCGTCGGGCGACCCGGCGCAGTTGATCATGGACTTCGGAGAGCTGCAACCGGCCCAGCTCGGCTCCGACGATCGGGACGGGATCCGCGGTCGGTCCTACCGGGTCAAGGGTGCGGCGCCGATCCGGGAGGTGGCCGAGGTGATCATCAACGGCCGCACCGCCGGGGTGGTGTGGGCGCCGCCCTACCAGGTCGATCTGTCCGACCTGCTGGTCACCGGCAGCAACGCCGTACAGATCCGGGTCAGCAACACGGCCGCGAATGCGCTGTCCCAGGACACGGCGATCGACCGGGCGGTCCAGGTGTCGCGGGGTCAATACGGCCAGCGGTTCGTGATGCAGGACCTGGATCGGGCCCTGGACGGAGTGAGCTCCGGCCTGCTGACGGTCCCGAAGATCATCCGACGACGCCGCTGA
- a CDS encoding alpha/beta fold hydrolase: MSEEALVHRSGMLAVGDGHEVFWEESGAPGGIPALYLHGGPGGTLGRGGYREKFDASRFRIIGLDQRGCGRSTPHVTAPGYDLAQNTTVQLIGDLEQLREHLGVDRWLINGVSWGSTLALAYAQAHPERSLGIVAMAVTTTDRFQVEWITETVGAIFPEAWNRLAAHAEQAGIGYHRGQGRVIDAYAQLMTHRDPAIRDAASIAWAEWEDHHISIGAGLHRDPRWDDLEFRHVFATLVTHYWANDAFLAPSILERASELSGIPATLIHGRRDVSGPAVTPWQLHRAWPGSELIIDEGEGHGGQNMIDTWRAANTRHADRIGARG; this comes from the coding sequence GTGTCCGAGGAAGCACTGGTCCATAGGTCGGGGATGCTAGCTGTCGGTGACGGGCACGAGGTCTTCTGGGAGGAATCGGGTGCGCCCGGTGGCATCCCGGCTCTGTACCTCCACGGCGGTCCTGGTGGCACGCTCGGACGCGGCGGTTACCGGGAGAAGTTCGACGCGTCGCGGTTTCGCATCATCGGTCTTGATCAACGCGGTTGCGGCCGGTCGACTCCACACGTCACCGCCCCGGGCTACGACCTCGCTCAGAACACCACGGTGCAGCTGATCGGCGATCTTGAACAGTTGCGTGAGCACCTCGGTGTTGATCGTTGGCTGATCAACGGCGTCTCATGGGGCTCGACACTTGCACTCGCCTATGCCCAAGCGCACCCGGAACGCAGTCTCGGAATCGTTGCAATGGCAGTGACGACGACTGATCGATTTCAGGTCGAGTGGATCACCGAGACGGTCGGAGCGATCTTCCCGGAGGCATGGAACCGGCTGGCCGCGCATGCCGAGCAGGCAGGGATCGGGTACCACCGCGGTCAGGGCCGCGTCATCGACGCCTACGCGCAGCTGATGACCCATCGGGACCCCGCCATCCGAGATGCCGCATCGATCGCTTGGGCGGAGTGGGAGGACCACCACATCTCCATCGGCGCAGGTTTGCACCGCGACCCACGCTGGGACGACCTCGAGTTCCGACATGTCTTCGCAACCCTGGTCACGCATTACTGGGCCAACGATGCGTTCCTCGCCCCATCGATCCTGGAGCGAGCAAGCGAACTGTCGGGGATACCTGCCACGCTGATTCACGGTCGACGGGATGTCAGCGGGCCGGCCGTCACTCCCTGGCAGCTGCACCGGGCATGGCCGGGCAGCGAGCTGATCATCGACGAGGGAGAAGGGCACGGCGGGCAGAACATGATCGACACGTGGCGGGCGGCCAATACCCGGCACGCAGACCGCATCGGGGCACGTGGCTGA
- the thrS gene encoding threonine--tRNA ligase, producing MIDNHTDPLPEALSSEAALPSSDHRVIGREMGIFASNPLIGSGLPLWLPGGAIIRRELEQYAHQLAMESGCAEVYSPVLAKQELYQRSGHWAKFADDMFPAMDVGDHDHAGDQLVLRPANCPHHALIFASEQRSYRDLPIRYHEMAAMFRAERSGVLSGLSRVRQINLDDTHVFCRPDQIAQEAELALDCVLRGLTVLGVGIDHLRLSLRDDGDGYLGDDDQWRDAQDQLRGVLDRVGALRPGLQIREAAGEAAFYGPKIDVQVLDARGHQESLATVQVDFNQPERFGLKYVDADGSDRGVIMVHRGVLGAMERMVGFLLEIHDGRLPLWLAPVQLCLLPVHPDHHDHVRRLADRMTAAALRARVESDGTLGRRIRAARKRRDAVLGVVGDAERAADTVSIIDPRADISAVLRSGELIDILGGAASSRAVKINWPQ from the coding sequence ATGATCGACAACCACACCGACCCACTGCCCGAGGCGTTATCTTCCGAGGCGGCCCTGCCGTCGTCCGACCATCGGGTGATCGGTCGCGAGATGGGCATCTTCGCCAGCAATCCCCTGATCGGCTCCGGGCTGCCCCTGTGGCTTCCCGGCGGCGCGATCATCCGTCGCGAACTGGAGCAGTACGCCCACCAGTTGGCGATGGAGAGCGGCTGTGCGGAGGTCTACTCCCCCGTGCTCGCCAAACAGGAGCTGTACCAGCGGTCCGGTCACTGGGCGAAGTTCGCCGACGACATGTTCCCGGCGATGGACGTCGGCGATCATGATCACGCCGGTGACCAGCTGGTGCTCCGGCCGGCGAACTGCCCGCACCACGCGCTGATCTTCGCCAGCGAGCAGCGCAGCTATCGGGATCTGCCGATCCGCTACCACGAGATGGCCGCCATGTTCCGCGCCGAACGCTCCGGGGTGCTCTCCGGTCTCAGCCGGGTCCGGCAGATCAACCTCGACGACACCCACGTCTTCTGCAGGCCGGATCAGATCGCCCAGGAGGCGGAGCTCGCCCTGGACTGTGTCTTGCGCGGGCTGACCGTCCTCGGAGTCGGAATCGATCACCTTCGACTCTCCCTGCGGGACGACGGCGACGGTTACCTCGGTGATGATGATCAGTGGCGTGATGCCCAAGATCAACTCCGCGGCGTGTTGGACCGCGTCGGCGCGCTTCGTCCCGGGCTGCAGATCCGCGAAGCCGCCGGCGAAGCGGCGTTCTACGGCCCGAAGATCGACGTCCAGGTGCTCGACGCCCGCGGCCATCAGGAAAGTCTGGCCACCGTCCAGGTCGACTTCAACCAACCCGAGCGATTCGGTCTGAAGTATGTCGACGCCGACGGCTCTGATCGCGGTGTGATCATGGTGCACCGCGGTGTCCTCGGAGCAATGGAGCGGATGGTCGGCTTCCTGTTGGAGATCCACGACGGCAGGCTCCCGCTGTGGCTGGCCCCCGTCCAGCTCTGCCTGCTCCCGGTGCACCCCGACCACCATGATCATGTCCGGCGGCTGGCGGACCGGATGACCGCGGCCGCACTGCGGGCCCGGGTCGAGTCCGACGGCACCCTTGGCAGGAGGATCCGGGCCGCGCGCAAACGTCGCGACGCCGTCCTGGGGGTGGTCGGTGATGCCGAGCGTGCCGCCGACACCGTCTCGATCATCGATCCGCGCGCCGACATCTCCGCGGTGTTGCGATCGGGTGAGCTGATCGACATCCTCGGCGGTGCAGCGTCGTCTCGTGCGGTGAAGATCAACTGGCCGCAGTGA
- a CDS encoding response regulator transcription factor, translating to MATAGRLLLVEDDEVIGEATQLNLERYDYDVSWERDGLDAWRTFTGREPGTEFQIVLCDVMLPGLDGISLCRRIREAGNTPVVMISARSESIDIVSGLEAGADDYVTKPFDIQVLLARLRSVSRRSEPAPAPAPEATPTADAGDHVRIGDLDLDRRALELTRSGTSINLTPTEMRLLLELAASPGVVLSRSALLQRVWDYPEWEEDDHLVNVHVQRLRAKIGNDRIETVRGFGYKLRR from the coding sequence ATGGCGACAGCAGGCAGGTTGCTGCTGGTCGAGGACGACGAAGTGATCGGCGAGGCGACCCAGCTCAATCTGGAGCGCTACGACTACGACGTCAGTTGGGAGCGTGACGGCCTGGACGCCTGGCGGACGTTCACCGGTCGAGAGCCGGGGACCGAGTTCCAGATCGTGCTCTGCGACGTGATGCTGCCCGGGCTGGACGGGATCAGCCTGTGCCGGCGGATCCGGGAGGCCGGCAACACGCCGGTCGTGATGATCTCGGCCCGTTCGGAGTCGATCGACATCGTGTCCGGCCTGGAGGCCGGTGCCGACGACTACGTGACCAAGCCGTTCGACATCCAGGTGCTGTTGGCCCGACTCCGCAGCGTCTCACGGCGTTCCGAACCGGCGCCCGCACCGGCGCCTGAGGCGACCCCGACGGCCGACGCCGGCGACCACGTACGGATCGGTGATCTTGATCTTGATCGGCGAGCCCTGGAACTGACCCGGTCGGGCACGTCGATCAATCTGACCCCGACCGAGATGCGATTGCTGTTGGAACTCGCCGCCAGCCCCGGGGTCGTGCTTTCCCGATCGGCCCTGTTGCAACGGGTCTGGGACTACCCGGAGTGGGAAGAAGATGATCACCTGGTGAACGTCCATGTCCAGCGGCTACGCGCCAAGATCGGCAACGACCGGATCGAGACGGTCCGCGGGTTCGGCTACAAGCTGCGGCGCTGA
- a CDS encoding sensor histidine kinase: protein MAAATLHPGLRVRIAATIACIVVAAVAILTLAVHFLVIQNRIDQQREAANTNLIAAMGIYRSTGFKSFDAELNDPRVPADLRTALTHDGAHGTDISGGQTRVVWAAGRVGDDLLSIRTTFPAVDASVQAVDRALLIAGIGTAIAATIGGALSANGLSRRLRLAARTARGIAATATGTTSSATLLPDNGERSLRAAVGPGEDEVGDLADAVDAMANRLAARLRAEQRITADVAHDLRTPLTGLTTAAALLDDSRPSEMIRDRANAMASLVEELLEIARLDSGVETAQLEWVRVSDVVTRAVQRGVSKGEYPVEALTVRPDADTVTVLTDARRLERVLSNLIRNALQHGQPPIVIEASGGRIVVTDNGQGFGKDFLATGPQRFHRSSASRGGGHGLGLIIASGQASVLGGRLYFDNAPGSGARVTIELPTAPPGQERPPGQQEVDTVRR from the coding sequence ATGGCCGCCGCCACGCTGCACCCCGGACTTCGGGTCCGGATCGCCGCGACGATCGCCTGCATCGTGGTGGCAGCGGTCGCGATCCTCACCCTGGCGGTGCACTTCCTGGTGATCCAGAACCGGATCGATCAGCAACGGGAGGCGGCGAACACCAATCTGATCGCCGCGATGGGCATCTACCGCTCGACCGGGTTCAAGAGCTTCGACGCCGAGCTGAACGATCCGCGGGTGCCGGCCGATCTGCGCACGGCACTGACCCACGACGGAGCTCACGGCACCGACATCAGCGGCGGCCAGACCCGGGTGGTCTGGGCTGCGGGCCGGGTCGGCGACGACCTGCTGAGCATCCGCACCACCTTTCCGGCGGTCGACGCGTCGGTGCAGGCGGTCGACCGTGCGTTGCTGATCGCCGGGATCGGGACCGCGATCGCGGCCACCATCGGCGGGGCGCTGTCGGCCAACGGGCTGTCCCGGCGGTTGCGGTTGGCGGCCCGGACGGCTCGCGGGATCGCCGCTACCGCGACCGGGACGACCTCGAGCGCAACGCTGCTGCCGGACAACGGTGAACGATCGCTCCGGGCAGCGGTCGGCCCGGGCGAGGACGAGGTCGGCGACCTGGCCGACGCCGTGGACGCAATGGCCAATCGGCTGGCGGCCCGGCTGCGTGCCGAGCAGCGGATCACCGCCGACGTGGCTCACGATCTTCGGACGCCGCTGACCGGTCTGACCACTGCAGCGGCACTGCTGGACGATTCGCGTCCCTCGGAGATGATCCGGGACCGGGCCAACGCGATGGCGAGCCTGGTCGAGGAACTGCTCGAGATCGCCCGTCTGGACAGCGGTGTCGAAACCGCCCAGTTGGAGTGGGTCCGCGTGTCCGACGTCGTCACCCGCGCCGTCCAACGGGGAGTTTCCAAGGGTGAGTATCCGGTCGAGGCGCTGACGGTACGCCCGGACGCCGATACGGTGACCGTGCTGACCGACGCACGTCGGCTCGAACGGGTGTTGAGCAACCTGATCCGCAACGCGCTGCAGCACGGACAGCCGCCGATCGTGATCGAGGCCTCCGGAGGCCGGATCGTCGTCACCGACAACGGTCAGGGCTTCGGCAAGGACTTCCTGGCCACCGGCCCGCAGCGGTTCCACCGGTCCTCGGCCAGTCGGGGAGGCGGTCACGGGCTCGGGCTGATCATCGCCTCCGGTCAGGCCTCGGTCCTGGGCGGACGGCTGTACTTCGACAACGCGCCCGGTTCCGGCGCCCGGGTGACCATCGAGCTACCGACCGCCCCGCCGGGGCAGGAGCGGCCACCGGGGCAGCAGGAGGTGGACACCGTCAGGCGGTGA
- a CDS encoding GNAT family N-acetyltransferase: MITRHRIPELRDSPGIYAVLRHETVHVSAPADVVASIRQWQPTTVTVTDANWWHLHLPDWEVLGPSIHGFTDASPSTSVQPTELRIEPITPGRLRDLQSTVDRAEWGESGFAGGDVELAWRATDDAGRTVAAANLTPFDGQPADVGVLTDPGARGRGAATTVAAVATTYAVQEFGIARWRALSTNRASLRIAERLGFIADCRQIALRPRLS; this comes from the coding sequence GTGATCACTCGACATCGCATCCCAGAGCTCCGCGACTCCCCCGGAATCTATGCGGTCCTTCGCCACGAAACTGTGCACGTCTCGGCGCCCGCCGACGTCGTGGCATCGATCCGCCAATGGCAGCCGACGACCGTTACTGTCACCGACGCCAACTGGTGGCACCTGCACCTTCCGGACTGGGAAGTTCTGGGCCCCAGCATTCACGGCTTCACCGACGCGTCCCCATCGACCAGCGTGCAGCCCACGGAACTCCGGATCGAACCGATCACACCGGGCCGACTCCGCGACCTGCAGTCGACAGTGGATCGTGCCGAATGGGGCGAAAGCGGCTTTGCCGGCGGTGACGTTGAGCTGGCGTGGCGCGCCACCGACGATGCCGGCCGGACCGTCGCTGCCGCCAACCTGACACCCTTCGACGGGCAGCCCGCCGATGTCGGAGTGCTGACCGATCCGGGTGCGCGCGGCCGTGGTGCTGCGACAACCGTCGCGGCGGTCGCCACCACCTACGCCGTTCAGGAATTCGGGATCGCGCGCTGGCGTGCCTTGAGTACGAACCGAGCATCGCTCCGAATCGCCGAACGGCTCGGCTTCATCGCAGACTGCCGCCAGATAGCACTGCGACCGCGGTTGTCCTGA
- a CDS encoding DUF4232 domain-containing protein, which yields MTPRRPVRAALTLVVGIAAAATLVGCGNGMQVAGPSDPHESVVSGRATPSAAGPDQPTPEPSADDQSPTPSAEPTDQDEPKRDGSGGGSADEKTSDDAPKHRKGSKHTKKSGDGHRSGSDDKSGEGSQDTSGSKDKSQPDPTTEPTEEPSDKPDSTPTTCTLEDLSIGARIPEGSGAAGSSYVLITFTNTSGSPCTMYGYAGVSFVGKKNGTQLGKPAARDRSASPEKVKLSDGEVQTELLRIANAGNFDPAECVPTTSDGFRVYPPSSYTSAYVKFETDVCQSKSVRQLTVYPVGTKS from the coding sequence ATGACCCCACGCCGACCGGTTCGCGCTGCCTTGACGCTGGTCGTCGGCATCGCCGCGGCGGCCACCCTGGTCGGCTGCGGCAACGGGATGCAGGTTGCCGGACCGAGCGACCCGCACGAATCGGTCGTCTCCGGGCGAGCGACACCTTCCGCCGCTGGGCCTGATCAACCCACCCCCGAGCCGTCTGCCGACGACCAGAGCCCGACGCCGTCCGCCGAGCCGACCGACCAGGACGAGCCGAAACGCGACGGTTCCGGCGGCGGTTCGGCCGATGAGAAGACGTCCGACGATGCCCCGAAGCACCGCAAGGGGTCCAAGCACACCAAGAAGTCCGGCGACGGTCACCGATCCGGATCGGACGACAAGTCAGGCGAGGGTTCGCAGGACACGTCCGGCAGCAAGGACAAGTCACAGCCGGATCCGACGACAGAACCGACCGAGGAACCGTCCGACAAGCCGGACAGCACGCCGACCACGTGCACCCTGGAGGACCTGTCGATCGGTGCCCGGATCCCGGAAGGCAGCGGAGCCGCTGGCAGCAGCTATGTATTGATCACCTTCACCAACACCTCCGGATCGCCGTGCACGATGTACGGCTACGCCGGTGTCTCGTTCGTCGGCAAGAAGAACGGCACCCAACTCGGCAAACCGGCCGCCCGGGATCGATCGGCGAGCCCGGAGAAGGTCAAGCTCTCCGACGGCGAGGTGCAGACCGAGTTGCTCCGGATCGCCAACGCCGGCAACTTCGATCCGGCCGAATGCGTCCCGACCACCTCCGACGGCTTCCGGGTCTACCCGCCGTCCTCCTACACCTCGGCCTACGTCAAGTTCGAGACCGACGTCTGTCAGAGCAAGTCGGTACGCCAGCTGACCGTCTACCCGGTCGGCACCAAGAGCTGA
- a CDS encoding class I SAM-dependent methyltransferase: MTDHSDTQEQQAAAADATTFWDRRYQEKDQIWSGRVNPVLAEVVGELEVGSALDLGCGEGGDAVWLAGMGWRVTGIDISETALQRARTAAEQQRVDARTSFERHDLATDFPSGTFDLVSAQYLHSPVDFPRGAVLQQAARAVALGGRLLIVDHGAPPPWMPEGHEHPPFPTVQQTFDELGLIQDHWRVERLEAIERPAVGPDGQQGVLLDNIILVCRLA; this comes from the coding sequence ATGACCGACCACTCCGACACGCAGGAGCAGCAGGCCGCGGCAGCCGATGCCACCACCTTCTGGGATCGGCGCTATCAGGAGAAGGACCAGATCTGGAGTGGGCGGGTCAATCCGGTGCTCGCCGAGGTGGTCGGCGAACTGGAGGTCGGCAGCGCGCTCGATCTGGGCTGCGGCGAGGGCGGCGACGCGGTCTGGCTGGCCGGGATGGGCTGGCGGGTCACCGGGATCGACATCTCCGAGACCGCGTTGCAGCGGGCCCGTACCGCCGCTGAGCAGCAGCGGGTGGATGCCCGGACCAGCTTCGAACGTCACGATCTGGCGACCGATTTTCCCAGTGGCACCTTCGATCTGGTCTCCGCGCAGTATCTGCACTCGCCGGTGGACTTCCCCCGTGGAGCGGTGCTGCAGCAGGCCGCCCGCGCGGTCGCACTGGGCGGACGGTTGCTGATCGTCGACCACGGCGCGCCGCCGCCGTGGATGCCGGAGGGCCACGAACACCCGCCGTTCCCGACGGTGCAGCAGACCTTCGACGAGCTCGGGCTGATCCAGGACCATTGGCGGGTCGAGCGGCTGGAGGCGATCGAACGGCCGGCGGTCGGCCCGGACGGTCAGCAAGGCGTGCTGCTGGACAACATCATCCTGGTCTGCCGACTGGCCTGA
- a CDS encoding HNH endonuclease family protein — protein sequence MITTQARRLPAAALLRMASMIILIGVLLTPALRASAVTSYSEPLQTAIGDLSVATEHRDGYERDKFNLWIDADDDGCDTRDEVLISEAEDAPDVGSGCSLSGGRWYSYYDGVSQTSTSDIDIDHVVPLAEAWDSGAGDWTADRREAYANDLDDYRTLVGVTDSVNQSKSDQDLAEWLPDQQQCRYLREYVAVKIRWTLAVDSAEKSAMEDLAAGCTNSTISVEIV from the coding sequence GTGATCACGACCCAAGCTCGACGCCTGCCCGCCGCCGCATTGTTGCGGATGGCGTCCATGATCATCCTGATCGGCGTGCTGCTCACCCCGGCCCTGAGAGCCTCGGCTGTGACCAGCTACTCCGAGCCGCTGCAGACCGCGATCGGCGACTTGAGCGTCGCGACCGAGCATCGCGACGGCTATGAACGGGACAAGTTCAATCTCTGGATCGACGCCGACGATGACGGCTGCGACACTCGCGATGAGGTGCTGATCTCCGAGGCCGAGGATGCTCCGGACGTCGGCTCCGGCTGTTCGTTGAGCGGCGGCCGGTGGTACTCCTACTACGACGGCGTCTCGCAGACCTCGACCTCCGACATCGACATCGACCACGTCGTCCCACTGGCCGAGGCCTGGGACTCCGGTGCCGGCGACTGGACCGCCGACCGCCGGGAGGCCTACGCCAACGACCTGGATGACTATCGGACACTGGTCGGCGTCACCGATTCGGTCAACCAGTCCAAGAGCGATCAGGATCTCGCCGAGTGGCTGCCCGATCAGCAGCAATGCCGTTACCTGCGGGAGTATGTCGCGGTCAAGATCCGCTGGACACTGGCGGTGGACAGCGCGGAGAAATCGGCGATGGAGGACCTGGCCGCCGGCTGTACCAACAGCACGATCTCGGTCGAGATCGTCTGA
- a CDS encoding NUDIX hydrolase, which translates to MTSTPGPHRLDHVVPLTEARLTAARNGWREKVLIYLTRDPSELLVLEHTDEYPTAGVQVPGGGVEPGEQPAAAAVRELAEETGLHSRSPAVYLESRIWDQAVAPSMVRHYFWVAAPADAPDRWSHVVTAGEEDEGMLFWLTFRSRNTAGLTAGYGWDSALDRLDSVLSARDH; encoded by the coding sequence GTGACGAGCACACCCGGCCCACACCGACTCGATCATGTCGTCCCACTCACCGAAGCGCGGTTGACCGCGGCCCGCAATGGCTGGCGGGAGAAGGTGTTGATCTACCTGACCCGCGATCCGTCCGAGCTGTTGGTGCTGGAACACACCGACGAATATCCCACGGCCGGCGTGCAGGTGCCGGGCGGCGGCGTCGAACCGGGCGAACAGCCGGCAGCGGCAGCCGTTCGGGAGCTCGCCGAGGAGACCGGGCTGCACAGCAGGTCGCCGGCGGTGTATCTGGAATCCCGGATCTGGGACCAGGCGGTCGCGCCGTCGATGGTCCGGCACTACTTCTGGGTGGCCGCGCCGGCGGACGCTCCCGACCGGTGGTCACACGTTGTGACCGCCGGTGAGGAAGACGAAGGAATGCTGTTCTGGTTGACCTTCCGCTCTCGGAACACCGCCGGGCTGACCGCCGGTTACGGCTGGGATTCGGCCTTGGACCGGCTGGACAGCGTCCTATCGGCCCGTGATCACTGA